One genomic window of Mucilaginibacter sp. SJ includes the following:
- a CDS encoding glycoside hydrolase family 9 protein, with protein MKIYLPKPVMMVMALIFCLSSLRGTAQKLKLNKLGYFETPGVNVLVFSNQYNGIFQDEKTAGVELIHHGVRTITGGAVRLQNTPEQWDLVPTLVNRKVDSVNHQIDVTMRYADYDFDSRITVTPKGNGVELNLYLDKPVPEKLAGRAGFNLEIIPSAYFEKTFLIDGKPGEFPLYPAGLTKMLPSSQKIPQFAGHSTFDDRGRNEFIEPAPLATGKTLVMAPEDPERTIKIQSFDADLKLFDGRSLAQNGWFIVRSLLPAGKTGKVLTWYIEPNAVPGWKRAPVIEFSQVGYRPEQQKTAVIELDKNDTPLQTATLFEVTPDGKYVERLKSAAQRWGQFTRYNYLKFDFSSVKNAGLYVIAYGGQKTNAFPINENVYENIGHPTMDVWFPVQMDHMMVNEAYRVWHGAPFLDDALQAPPNHQHFDTYQMGPTTDTKYKPLERIPGLNVGGWFDAGDFDVETPSHCSVVLNFVEAWENFKIDRDETYVDYPTRYVDIHRPDGKPDLLQQIEHGTLNLVAQVVNIGHPARGIIVPNLHQYHHLGDAVNETDNLPYNASLKPYQTDGKSSGTMDDRWAFTTRNIALDYQATAALAAASRALKGYNDTLSAKSLQSALKLWHEDDSLKMHMDSAARARNRFLAGNEMLAALQLYITTKDQQYADHFKKLIMPMLDRFPGFVMISALHAYPYMDKDYQDKIAAYMQKYKASCDEYDKQNPYGVPVTPGGWGGSGQVINYAITNYYANKYFPNIIGPEYVYKGLNYIFGCHPYSNLSFVSAVGVRSKKVTYGNNRADFRFIAGGVVPGILLLKPDFPENKEDWPFFWGENEVTIAGCAQYIVLSGAANQLGQHN; from the coding sequence TTGAAAATTTACTTACCGAAGCCGGTCATGATGGTGATGGCATTAATTTTTTGCCTGTCATCCCTCCGGGGCACGGCTCAAAAACTAAAACTAAACAAGTTGGGTTATTTCGAAACGCCCGGCGTCAACGTCCTCGTATTCAGTAACCAGTATAATGGGATCTTTCAAGACGAGAAAACAGCTGGTGTCGAGCTGATACATCACGGCGTGCGTACAATTACAGGCGGCGCGGTACGGCTGCAGAACACACCCGAGCAATGGGACTTGGTGCCCACACTGGTTAACCGTAAGGTTGATAGCGTCAACCATCAAATTGATGTAACTATGCGTTATGCTGACTATGATTTTGATTCCAGGATCACCGTTACGCCGAAAGGCAATGGCGTTGAATTGAATTTATACCTCGATAAGCCGGTACCGGAAAAGTTAGCAGGCAGGGCAGGTTTTAACCTGGAGATTATACCATCTGCTTACTTTGAGAAAACATTTTTGATTGATGGAAAACCGGGCGAGTTTCCGTTGTACCCGGCAGGTTTAACAAAAATGCTTCCTTCAAGTCAAAAAATCCCGCAGTTTGCCGGCCACAGCACATTTGACGATCGTGGCCGCAATGAATTTATCGAGCCCGCACCATTGGCTACCGGTAAAACATTGGTGATGGCGCCCGAAGATCCTGAGCGCACCATTAAAATTCAATCGTTTGATGCCGACCTTAAGTTGTTTGACGGCCGAAGCCTTGCGCAAAACGGATGGTTTATCGTGCGCAGTTTATTGCCGGCAGGAAAAACGGGCAAAGTATTAACCTGGTATATTGAGCCAAATGCCGTACCTGGTTGGAAGCGTGCGCCCGTAATTGAGTTTTCGCAGGTAGGTTACCGCCCGGAGCAGCAAAAGACCGCAGTAATAGAACTGGATAAAAATGACACGCCATTACAAACCGCTACACTTTTTGAGGTAACACCCGATGGGAAATATGTTGAGAGGCTTAAATCAGCTGCACAGCGCTGGGGGCAATTTACCCGTTATAATTATTTGAAATTTGATTTCAGCAGTGTGAAAAATGCCGGGTTATATGTGATAGCCTACGGCGGTCAAAAAACTAATGCCTTCCCCATCAATGAAAATGTTTATGAAAATATAGGGCATCCTACAATGGATGTTTGGTTCCCGGTTCAAATGGATCACATGATGGTTAATGAGGCCTACCGTGTATGGCACGGCGCGCCTTTTCTTGATGATGCCTTGCAGGCTCCTCCAAACCATCAGCACTTTGATACTTACCAGATGGGCCCAACTACTGATACCAAATATAAGCCGCTTGAACGAATCCCCGGGCTTAATGTTGGCGGTTGGTTTGATGCCGGCGACTTTGATGTTGAAACGCCATCGCACTGCAGCGTTGTGCTGAATTTTGTTGAAGCCTGGGAGAATTTTAAGATCGATCGTGACGAAACCTATGTGGATTACCCAACCCGGTACGTAGATATACACCGCCCTGACGGTAAGCCTGATCTTTTACAGCAAATTGAACATGGTACGCTTAACCTGGTGGCGCAGGTCGTGAACATTGGCCACCCGGCGCGCGGAATCATAGTGCCGAATTTGCACCAGTATCATCACCTCGGAGATGCCGTTAACGAAACAGATAACCTGCCTTATAACGCCTCGCTCAAGCCCTACCAAACCGACGGTAAATCAAGTGGTACCATGGATGACAGATGGGCGTTCACTACAAGGAATATAGCACTGGATTACCAGGCTACCGCCGCCCTTGCCGCTGCCAGCAGGGCGTTAAAAGGGTACAATGATACGCTCTCTGCTAAAAGTTTGCAAAGTGCCTTGAAACTCTGGCACGAAGATGACAGCCTCAAAATGCACATGGACTCGGCTGCCCGGGCACGTAACAGGTTCCTTGCCGGTAATGAAATGCTTGCCGCTCTTCAATTGTATATCACAACCAAAGATCAGCAGTATGCAGATCATTTCAAAAAGCTGATTATGCCGATGCTTGATCGCTTTCCCGGCTTTGTTATGATAAGCGCGCTGCACGCTTACCCTTATATGGATAAAGATTACCAGGATAAAATAGCAGCCTATATGCAAAAGTACAAAGCTTCATGCGATGAGTACGATAAACAGAACCCCTACGGTGTGCCGGTTACTCCAGGCGGCTGGGGCGGTAGCGGGCAGGTTATTAACTACGCCATTACCAACTATTACGCCAATAAGTATTTCCCTAATATAATCGGTCCGGAATATGTTTACAAAGGCTTGAATTATATCTTCGGGTGCCATCCTTACTCCAACCTTTCGTTTGTATCGGCGGTAGGTGTACGTTCAAAAAAAGTAACCTACGGTAATAACCGGGCCGACTTCAGGTTTATTGCCGGCGGCGTTGTGCCCGGTATCCTGCTGCTTAAACCCGATTTTCCGGAGAATAAGGAAGACTGGCCGTTTTTCTGGGGGGAGAATGAAGTAACAATAGCAGGCTGTGCGCAGTACATCGTTTTGTCAGGAGCGGCTAATCAGTTAGGTCAGCATAATTAA
- a CDS encoding alpha/beta hydrolase-fold protein codes for MKPKCLLALLAVTCASSLCMAQTASIAEDFKPSTFNQPGQEYPQVNSQGYARFRIKAPQSDSIKVSLGLGGRGGTKLTKGTDGFWTGTTEGPMDEGFHYYHLTIDGGVFNDPGTLNFYGSTRWESGIEIPAHDQDFYALKDVPHGNVQQILFPSKSTNTQRRAFVYTPPGYEKDKSKKYPVLYLQHGWGEDETAWSNQGHANLIMDNLIAAGKIQPFIIVMTYGMTNDVKPGPGAFKSFKIDHFQTVLTDELIPYVDASFRTRADRAHRAMGGLSMGGMETHMITLNKPELFAYYALLSGGTYSLDELKNKTKPKLIFISCGSKERPDGVKNAVVALKEAGYDAVSYISENTAHEFLTWRRSLYELAPLLFKE; via the coding sequence ATGAAACCAAAATGTTTACTTGCCTTGTTGGCCGTTACATGTGCCTCCAGTCTCTGCATGGCACAAACAGCTTCAATTGCCGAAGATTTCAAACCATCAACTTTTAACCAGCCGGGACAAGAGTACCCTCAGGTAAACTCGCAAGGCTACGCGCGCTTTCGTATTAAGGCCCCACAGTCCGACAGTATAAAAGTTAGCCTTGGTCTTGGCGGGCGCGGGGGCACTAAGCTCACAAAAGGAACTGACGGGTTCTGGACCGGCACTACAGAAGGCCCGATGGATGAAGGATTTCATTACTACCACTTAACCATCGATGGCGGGGTATTTAACGATCCGGGCACATTAAATTTTTATGGATCCACACGTTGGGAAAGCGGCATTGAGATACCCGCACACGACCAGGATTTTTATGCGCTTAAGGATGTTCCGCATGGCAATGTGCAGCAGATCCTTTTTCCTTCAAAAAGCACCAATACCCAGCGCAGGGCTTTTGTTTACACGCCACCAGGGTACGAAAAGGATAAATCAAAAAAATACCCGGTACTATACCTGCAACATGGCTGGGGCGAAGATGAAACCGCGTGGAGCAACCAGGGCCATGCCAATCTGATTATGGATAACTTAATTGCAGCCGGTAAAATACAGCCATTCATTATTGTAATGACTTACGGCATGACCAACGACGTGAAGCCCGGCCCCGGCGCATTTAAAAGTTTTAAGATTGATCACTTTCAAACAGTTTTAACTGACGAGCTTATCCCCTACGTTGATGCAAGCTTCCGCACACGTGCAGACAGGGCTCACCGTGCGATGGGGGGATTGTCAATGGGCGGTATGGAAACGCATATGATAACACTAAACAAGCCCGAGCTTTTTGCCTATTATGCCCTGCTTAGCGGCGGAACTTATTCGCTGGATGAGCTTAAAAACAAAACCAAACCTAAACTGATATTCATAAGCTGCGGCAGCAAGGAACGGCCCGACGGCGTTAAAAATGCCGTGGTTGCCTTAAAAGAGGCGGGATATGACGCGGTATCTTACATTTCTGAAAACACCGCACATGAGTTCCTGACCTGGCGCCGCAGCCTTTACGAACTTGCACCTTTACTATTTAAAGAGTAA
- a CDS encoding hybrid sensor histidine kinase/response regulator transcription factor has translation MMHSVPDLCIRKKINTVLAGAVRVILTLVVLANLSFLANAQKPNLKFTALTTRQGLMGNAVNAIVKDNNGMMWVGTSESLNRYDGRKFKVYTLGAKRQVEPGSYEISSISMDRAGTLWVGTIGFGLYYYDKAADDFKSFSSPLKGQRLSQGVITAVCANDKNEIWVGTVNGLDVISPDRKYISHFETGTGKPGQIPVKSMGCIFEDSYSRIWICTNLGLYLYDDTHKGFKAFRHQKNDTRSLPSDVVMTVSEDKAGNLWVGTANGLSRLDKDGEHFVNYCYNDKDETSLCGDIVYSIAADDKDHIWVGTEGGLNVMDIHTGKSIRYRHDPRDPYSLNSKSIRSIYIDPKGIYWVGTYMGGINKYDKNLTLFNYVQPTELDPYGLRAPIVSSFAQKNDNELYVGTDGGGLSIFNNKTNRFTHIAIQPKEKINSAGLPVLAMLLDHKKQLWIGTFGHGLFKLNTANNGYTQFTSGTGKLNISQNNIFCFKEDRFGNVWIGTNGAGIDIFDAKADSFRRFKPALVSVKGYKMPSNGYIRAFEEDNDGNMWIGSYGTGIAIYNPATKVFDTLNPINTGLPIAEVLSLKRDTNGNMWVGTNGDGLFFYNHRLKKITPFKYNNQLLNGVICKILQDKTNNIWFSTNQGIGRIDPADQKLYVYCNDNGLQNNVFLNGSGIIAADGTLYFGGVDGFNYFKGSDVRINKNLPPVVLTTLSIDNKRISPNRDNPLPVNISEAKEITIKYKQDISINFVALNYTLPQQNRYSYILEGFSNTWKNAGTSTTASYTNLDPGEYTFRVRASNNDGKWNDSGTSLKIIVKPPFWMTIYAYVLYVLLAFGVLLLIRRQGVKKLKKKLHDEQERKAAEARHELDEMKIKFLTNLSHEFRTPISLIMAPVDKLLEQPNSGPVTEQLGVIKRNSRRLLNLVNQLLDFRKLEENELKLNLVEGEFISFVREVADSFYDLANRKKIVTVFKTAGERLFVKFDHDKVERILFNLLSNAFKFTMPGGQITVEVTAPVISEDGNSYRLGISVADTGTGIAADQVRHVFDRFYQADAQPAVLNQGSGIGLSITRELVQLHGGEIGVKSELGKGSIFSLSISLPVINLSETAMHEQNTPEAAPIVIDDDRDNKPRTAIATGINRLHVLVIEDNDEMRQYLSESLAATYKVSEAANGREGWHKALAVHPDLIVSDISMPYMDGIQLSCKLRADKRTSHIPIILLTAMTSQKEQLAGLELGVNDYLTKPFNFDILNIKIKNLLQLNKSLKETYQKKIKVIPADMDIESSSERFIKDVVMYIEKNINNPKFSVEEISHHFSMSRGSFYSKITELTGEPPVEFIRSIKLDKAAILLEKTDLTIAEIAYSIGFSTPHYFTKSFKAKYNVLPSEYRVKKVDVKSVA, from the coding sequence ATGATGCATTCTGTACCCGATTTGTGTATTCGCAAAAAGATCAATACAGTGCTGGCAGGCGCTGTGCGCGTTATACTCACCTTAGTCGTTTTGGCCAACCTCAGTTTCCTGGCAAATGCTCAAAAGCCTAACCTGAAATTTACCGCATTAACCACCAGGCAGGGGTTAATGGGCAACGCCGTAAACGCCATCGTAAAAGATAATAACGGGATGATGTGGGTAGGCACCTCCGAAAGCCTGAACAGATATGACGGAAGGAAGTTTAAAGTTTATACGTTGGGTGCCAAAAGGCAGGTAGAGCCGGGTTCCTACGAAATAAGCAGTATCAGCATGGACCGTGCCGGTACGCTATGGGTAGGCACTATCGGTTTTGGTTTGTATTATTACGATAAGGCGGCGGATGATTTCAAAAGCTTTAGTTCGCCCTTAAAAGGGCAGCGTTTAAGCCAGGGGGTTATTACCGCCGTTTGTGCAAACGATAAAAATGAGATCTGGGTGGGAACGGTAAACGGCCTTGATGTGATCAGCCCCGATCGTAAATATATCAGCCATTTTGAAACCGGGACAGGCAAACCAGGGCAGATACCTGTTAAAAGCATGGGCTGTATTTTTGAGGATAGTTACAGCAGGATATGGATTTGTACCAATTTAGGTTTGTATTTATATGATGATACGCATAAAGGTTTTAAAGCCTTCCGTCATCAAAAAAACGATACCCGTAGTTTACCCTCGGATGTTGTAATGACAGTTTCGGAGGATAAAGCGGGCAATTTGTGGGTAGGTACAGCTAATGGCTTAAGCCGCCTGGATAAGGATGGTGAACACTTTGTTAATTACTGTTATAATGATAAGGATGAGACGTCGCTATGTGGTGACATTGTTTACAGCATTGCCGCTGATGATAAAGACCACATCTGGGTTGGTACCGAAGGCGGTTTGAATGTTATGGATATCCACACCGGGAAATCCATCCGTTACCGCCATGACCCGCGCGATCCGTACAGCCTTAACAGTAAATCCATCCGCAGCATTTATATCGATCCTAAAGGCATTTATTGGGTGGGTACCTATATGGGCGGCATCAATAAATACGACAAAAACCTCACATTGTTTAATTATGTGCAACCCACTGAGTTAGACCCTTACGGTTTACGCGCGCCAATCGTATCATCTTTCGCGCAAAAAAATGACAATGAGCTATACGTGGGGACAGACGGCGGCGGCCTTAGCATTTTCAACAACAAAACCAACCGTTTCACTCATATCGCTATTCAGCCTAAGGAAAAAATAAATTCGGCAGGCCTGCCTGTTCTGGCTATGTTATTGGATCATAAAAAACAACTTTGGATAGGAACATTCGGCCACGGGCTTTTTAAACTCAATACTGCAAACAATGGCTATACACAATTCACCAGCGGTACCGGGAAGTTAAATATCAGTCAAAATAACATTTTCTGCTTCAAGGAAGACCGCTTTGGTAATGTATGGATAGGTACAAACGGTGCAGGTATCGATATTTTTGACGCGAAGGCTGATAGCTTCCGCCGGTTTAAACCTGCCTTAGTGTCTGTAAAAGGCTATAAAATGCCATCAAATGGTTATATCAGGGCTTTTGAAGAGGATAACGATGGTAATATGTGGATCGGGTCGTATGGTACGGGCATCGCTATTTATAACCCGGCTACCAAAGTGTTCGATACACTTAATCCAATCAATACAGGTCTGCCTATAGCAGAGGTGTTGTCTCTAAAACGCGATACTAACGGCAATATGTGGGTAGGTACCAACGGCGATGGCCTTTTCTTTTATAATCATCGGCTTAAAAAAATAACCCCGTTTAAATACAATAACCAGTTGCTGAACGGTGTAATTTGTAAAATTTTGCAGGATAAAACCAATAATATTTGGTTCAGTACAAACCAGGGTATCGGAAGAATTGATCCTGCTGATCAGAAACTTTATGTTTATTGTAATGATAACGGACTTCAAAACAATGTTTTTTTAAACGGATCGGGTATTATTGCCGCAGATGGCACGCTTTACTTTGGCGGGGTAGACGGGTTCAATTATTTTAAGGGATCAGATGTAAGGATTAATAAAAATCTGCCCCCGGTTGTATTAACTACCCTGAGTATAGATAATAAACGTATTTCGCCTAATCGTGATAATCCCTTGCCTGTTAATATCAGTGAGGCAAAAGAGATCACCATAAAGTATAAACAAGACATCTCCATAAACTTTGTGGCGCTTAATTATACCCTTCCACAGCAAAATCGATATTCGTATATTTTAGAGGGATTTAGCAATACCTGGAAAAATGCAGGAACATCAACAACGGCCAGTTATACCAACCTTGATCCCGGAGAATACACGTTCAGGGTACGGGCATCCAATAATGATGGAAAATGGAATGATAGCGGTACATCCTTGAAAATTATAGTGAAGCCGCCTTTTTGGATGACCATATATGCTTATGTGCTTTATGTTTTGCTGGCCTTTGGCGTGTTGTTGCTCATCCGCAGGCAGGGTGTTAAAAAGCTTAAAAAGAAATTGCACGATGAGCAGGAACGTAAAGCAGCCGAAGCCCGTCATGAACTGGATGAGATGAAAATTAAGTTTTTAACCAACCTGAGCCATGAATTCCGGACACCGATATCTTTGATAATGGCGCCTGTTGATAAGCTTTTGGAGCAGCCTAACAGCGGGCCTGTTACCGAACAATTAGGTGTTATTAAAAGAAACTCGCGCAGGTTGCTTAACCTGGTTAACCAACTGCTTGATTTTAGGAAACTTGAAGAGAATGAACTTAAGCTGAATTTGGTTGAGGGGGAGTTCATTTCTTTTGTTCGCGAAGTAGCAGATTCGTTTTATGACCTGGCCAATAGAAAAAAAATTGTTACAGTATTTAAAACTGCCGGTGAAAGGTTATTTGTAAAATTTGATCATGATAAGGTTGAGCGAATATTATTTAACCTGCTATCCAACGCGTTTAAATTTACGATGCCTGGCGGGCAAATTACAGTTGAAGTTACCGCCCCTGTTATCTCAGAAGATGGCAATTCATACCGCTTGGGTATTTCGGTTGCGGATACAGGTACCGGTATAGCAGCCGATCAGGTTAGGCATGTTTTTGACAGGTTTTATCAGGCAGATGCCCAGCCTGCCGTACTTAACCAGGGAAGCGGGATAGGCTTATCGATAACACGCGAACTTGTGCAGTTGCATGGCGGCGAGATTGGTGTGAAAAGTGAATTAGGCAAAGGCTCAATTTTCTCCTTATCAATTTCATTGCCTGTAATTAATCTATCGGAGACAGCAATGCATGAGCAAAATACTCCCGAGGCTGCCCCAATCGTTATCGACGATGACAGGGATAATAAACCGAGGACGGCGATTGCCACAGGTATTAACCGGCTCCATGTTCTGGTCATTGAAGATAATGATGAAATGAGGCAATACTTGTCCGAAAGCCTGGCTGCAACTTACAAAGTTTCGGAGGCGGCCAATGGCCGTGAAGGGTGGCATAAAGCACTTGCCGTACATCCCGACCTGATAGTTAGTGATATCAGCATGCCATATATGGATGGGATCCAGCTAAGTTGTAAACTTAGGGCTGATAAAAGGACCAGCCATATCCCCATCATATTATTAACGGCGATGACCAGCCAAAAAGAGCAACTTGCAGGGCTGGAATTGGGCGTGAACGATTACCTGACCAAGCCTTTCAACTTCGATATCCTGAATATCAAAATTAAAAACCTGCTTCAACTAAATAAGTCGCTTAAAGAAACCTATCAGAAGAAGATAAAAGTTATCCCGGCAGATATGGATATTGAATCCTCGTCAGAACGGTTCATTAAAGATGTGGTGATGTATATTGAAAAAAACATCAACAACCCTAAATTTTCCGTCGAGGAGATCAGCCATCATTTTAGTATGAGCAGGGGATCATTCTATAGCAAGATCACCGAACTAACCGGCGAGCCACCTGTGGAATTTATCCGCTCCATAAAACTGGACAAAGCAGCTATACTGCTCGAAAAAACCGATTTGACCATTGCGGAAATAGCATACTCTATCGGTTTTTCGACGCCGCATTATTTTACCAAATCATTCAAGGCAAAATATAATGTTCTACCATCCGAATATCGGGTGAAAAAAGTAGACGTCAAAAGTGTGGCCTAA
- a CDS encoding sialate O-acetylesterase: MNLRIFSLALLTISVLFVGNASAQNKKFYIFLCFGQSNMEGNARIQPQDTIVDPRLQVLETVDCPNLKRANGNWYTAVPPLARCNTGLTPADYFGRTLIATLPPDVTVGIVNVSVAGCKIELFQKDSYKDYAATAPSWMVNIINEYGGNPYGHLVEMAKLAQKSGVIKGILLHQGESNPNDTLWTLKVKSIYDMLLKDLHLKAKKVPLLAGQLVNEDQGGKCAAMNNIIDKLPEVIPNAYVINSSGCPAASDKLHFTAEGYRVLGTRYGLQMLNLLGYKAPAATYPIQVQTTGNAGE, encoded by the coding sequence ATGAATCTAAGGATCTTTTCTCTTGCCCTGTTGACAATCAGCGTATTATTTGTTGGTAATGCATCAGCCCAAAACAAAAAGTTCTATATTTTTTTGTGCTTCGGCCAATCAAATATGGAAGGTAACGCCCGCATACAGCCACAGGATACCATAGTTGATCCGCGTTTACAAGTACTGGAAACCGTGGACTGCCCTAACCTTAAACGGGCAAATGGCAACTGGTACACCGCCGTACCACCATTAGCACGCTGCAATACCGGCCTCACCCCTGCCGACTACTTTGGCCGTACTCTAATAGCCACTCTGCCTCCTGATGTAACAGTTGGTATTGTGAACGTATCGGTAGCTGGTTGTAAAATTGAATTGTTCCAAAAAGACAGTTATAAGGACTATGCAGCCACCGCCCCCTCCTGGATGGTGAACATCATCAACGAATATGGAGGCAATCCCTACGGCCATTTAGTGGAGATGGCTAAACTGGCACAAAAATCCGGCGTGATTAAAGGCATCTTGCTGCATCAAGGCGAATCTAACCCAAATGATACACTTTGGACACTGAAAGTAAAAAGCATCTATGATATGCTATTAAAAGATCTTCACCTGAAGGCCAAAAAAGTTCCTTTGCTGGCTGGTCAGCTTGTTAATGAAGACCAGGGCGGCAAGTGCGCTGCTATGAACAACATAATTGATAAGCTTCCTGAAGTTATCCCCAACGCATATGTGATCAATTCAAGCGGCTGCCCGGCCGCATCAGATAAGCTGCACTTCACCGCTGAGGGTTATCGAGTTTTAGGCACACGATATGGATTACAAATGCTCAATCTGTTGGGTTACAAAGCACCGGCCGCCACCTATCCTATACAAGTTCAAACAACAGGGAATGCCGGCGAGTAA